Below is a window of Veillonella rodentium DNA.
GATCCGGTGGATACTTTCACGGTACCGGATGTGCCGACTCGTACCAGTTGGCTGCGCTCTATCGATATAGCGGCGGTATTACTGTTGCCAATCGGTGTATGGATTACCTTCATCATCCTGCATCATTATCTACCGACGGAAACCTTGGAATTTTCCTTTTCCACATACTTCTTGATTTCTCTGGGGATATTTATTATCTCCTTCCTGGTGATGAATATTCCGCGCTATCTGTATATGTACTTTGATTCGCGTAAGCAGTGGCAGAGCGCCTTTGTACATAACAATATCAAGATTCAGATGCGCAAATTACATCGTCGTATCTTCATGCAGCAGGCGACACTTACATCGGATTGTGATGAATGTACCGCAAATGAAAGCCAGGAGCGTATCAAGCACTTATTGCTTCAAATTCGGGATAAGCGTTTTTTAGCGAATCGCTTAAAGATTGCTGATGATGATCGAGCGCGAAAACAGAAGGTTAAATTTATCATTGCCTATATCGGCTGTACATTAATAGAGTTGATGTTATTGATGAATTGATTATGTATAGACGGTAATAAAAGTTTTGATAGCAATTATGTTTTAAATATATAATATGATATAAAAATACCGTATCTCGGATTTGTCGTGTCCGCTTGCTGTTAGATTTATTTTAATCTAATCGTAAGCGGACATTTCATTTACGAGATACGGTATCATTGGTTGAGGTAAGGTTAATCGTTTTGTAGTAATTGTATTTATATACTAAACTAGTATTTGTATGTCAATTACTACCGGAAGCGGACAGTTTAGAGATTTTTCTTTTTTCGACGTTTTCGTGCGGCTTTTCGTTTTTTCTGTGCCTGTTCGCTTTTTGGTTCTCTAGCGGGCTCGAAGACTTTTTGCGGTACGCTCATAAACGGTGGATAACCATATTCATTGGGTTCCGGTTGGCCCGGCAAAACCCAGAACAGAAAACCGACGAGCCATATAAAAAGGTATAATAAATAATTAACCGGGGAGACGGCTGTATAGGTATTGATGAAAATGATAATGGCTGACCAGAGAATGCCGGCCCATGCATTAAATCCGATATCGTGAATGCGTCGTCCGAAGAGAGCGCAGGATAAAGGGAATAAAGCGGCTAATAAAAGCCATATGAACGCACGGGAAATCCAGTATGATGGTAAAGATACGACAAACTCTATCAGTTTAGTGTCAAGAATATGGACGATATAGAATAATATCATCAGCACGATAAATAGTATGATAAATTGTAAGCGGTTTATCCGGCCGGATAAGTTAAATATCGTTAAGCCCCTTCTACGCCCCAGAAATGCGATGAGAAAACCGATGGCGCAAATCAGAAGCGTACGCAGCAATGCATAAATTAAATCCATAAATTCCCCTTTTTAAAATTTTTATTACAATTTTATTAATTCCGGTAAGACGAGTTCGAATGCCACACCATGTTTCATTGATTTTACATTATCCACGGTAGCCTGAATCGCTTTCGTTGTAAAATTCATAGCCAGCTCTGCCGCATCGTACGGTGAATATCCCTTCATGACGGCACCGGATAA
It encodes the following:
- a CDS encoding DUF805 domain-containing protein, encoding MDLIYALLRTLLICAIGFLIAFLGRRRGLTIFNLSGRINRLQFIILFIVLMILFYIVHILDTKLIEFVVSLPSYWISRAFIWLLLAALFPLSCALFGRRIHDIGFNAWAGILWSAIIIFINTYTAVSPVNYLLYLFIWLVGFLFWVLPGQPEPNEYGYPPFMSVPQKVFEPAREPKSEQAQKKRKAARKRRKKKNL